From the genome of Corallococcus macrosporus DSM 14697:
CGCTTCACGCGGCAGTCTCCTGTGCCTTTGTCCTGGCAGTGATATGAAAATTCCCCAACGTGATCCAGGCCACCGGGACCCACCTGTTCACCACGCCCCTTCCCTTGGAGGAAGGAGAGCTGCTGGGCAACCCCCAGGTGGCCTGGGCCGCTTATGGAGAACCATCAGACGGCAAAGCGGTGGTGCTGCTGCACGACCTCGCGCACTCGCACCTCGCGTTGGGCCCGCCGGAGGACTCGGCGTACCAGCCTTCGGGGTGGGGGCGCGCGCTGGTGGGGACGAACCTCGCGTTGGATCCGGCCGTCACGCCGGTCCTCGCGCCCGGGCTGCTGGGCAGCCCCTTCGGCAGCACGTCCCCCGCGACGGTGAACCCCGCGTCGGGCGAGCGCTGGGGGCTGGAGCTGCCGCCGCTCACCGTGCAGGACATGGCGCGCGCCGTGTCAGCCACGCTGCGCGCATGCGGGCTGAGCCACGTGCGCGCGCTGGTGGGCGTGGGCCTGGGCGGCCACGTGGCGCTGCGGCTGGCGTCCCTCTTCCCGGACCTGGCGGACGGCGTGGTGACCCTTGGCGCGGCGCGCGCGCTGCCGGAGGCCGTCCGCGAGAAGCTGGGCCTGTCCTGGCAGGTGCTGCGCGCGGACCCGGACTACCGCGACGGCCTCTACGCGCTGGACGCGCCGCCGCGCAAGACGATGCGCAAGCTGCGCCTGGACTTCCAGAAGCTGCTGGCCGGACGCGAGCACCTCACCGCCACCTACCGTGACGCCGAGTCCGCCCGCGCCGCGCTGGACGCCGAGGCGGACGCGTTCGCCGACGCCTTCGACGCGGTGTCCTGGGCGTCGCTGTGCTCGGCGTACGCGGGCAGTGACGTGTCGGACGGCTTCGCGCGGATCCGCTCGCGCGTGCTCCTCATCGCGGGGGCGTCGGACGCCATGGCGCCGGTGAACCGGGTGCGGGACACCTATCACCTGCTGAGCGCCGCGGGGGTGAGCGCCCGCTTCCTGGAGCTGCCGGGGCCCGGGGACCATGCGGCGCTGCTCCAGGATTCGGAGCGGCTCCATGGCCCGCTGAGCGACTTCCTGCGGCGGTGCTGACTAGTCCCGCTGCGCGACCCCGGAGAGCTTGCCGCGCAGCGCGCCCACCAGCATCCCGATGGCGATCTCGTTGTTGCCGCCGTGCGGGATGATGATGTCCGCGAAGTGCTTGGACGGCTCCACGAAGCCCATGTGCATGGGCCGCACGTGGCGCAGGTACTGGCTCACCACGTGGTCGAAGTCGCGGCCGCGGTCCTTGATGTCGCGGGTGAGGCGCCGGAGGATGCGGAGGTCGTCGTCCGCGTCGACGTAGATCTTCACGTCCATCTCATCCCGGACCTCCTTCATGTGGAGGACCAGGATGCCCTCGATGAGGATGATGTCGCCGGGCTCCACGTTCTTCGTCTGCGGCTGACGGGACGAGGTGACGAAGTCGTAGACGGGCTTCTGGATGGGCTGCCCGGACTTCAGCGCCTTCAGGTGCTTGACCAGCAGCTCCCTGTCGAAGGCATCCGGGTGGTCGAAGTTCACCTCGCGCCGGTCCGCCAGCGGCAGGTCCTTCAGGTCCCGGTAATACGAATCCTGATCGATGAAGGCCACACGACAATCGGCCAATGCCTCGCGAACCTTGCGGGCAACGGTGGTCTTGCCGGATGCGGTACCGCCCGCGATTCCGACGACGAGGGGGGACGCCATGGCGGCGCGACTATCTTATCCAGGCCGGCCAGCGCAAGGGTTCGGTCCAATCCCGGACATTTCTTGTCCTATCCACGGCGGATCAGCCCACGCTGCCTTGCCTCCTCCACGAGCCCGGGCGCCACCTCGGCCTCGGTCAACGGCTGGACAGCGAGCATTCTCAGGAATTCACCCATAGCTGGTGACACCGTCGTGACCTCCAGCCCGCCTGCCCTGCGCCGCGCGGTGAAGGACCAGGGGCCGGGCCCCGCCCTTCGCGCCACCTGGTTCAGCGACTCCAGGCCGGACAGCTCCAGCACGCCAGACGCCCACGCACGCGCGGTGAGGTGACGGCGCACGGCTCGGGCGGCATGGACCAGCTCGGACAGGTCCACGGGGAGCGACCCGGCCCGCACGTCCTCCATCAGCCCCACCTGCCCCGGCGCGGGCGCGGGCACCCGGCGCAGGAAGAGCGAGGGCAGCAACATCTCCAGGGTCAACGCCGCCGAGCCCCCCTCGTCCGGCGACTCGCGCAGGCGCCGCATGGCCCACGAGGCGAAGGCCTGCCCCGGCGAGCGGCCCAGGGGACTGAAGAGCTTCCGGAACTCCTTCGAGCCGGTGAAGGCCGCGAGCGCCTCCCGCGTGCCCGCGAGCAGCAACCGGGTGAGGGGCCAGTCGCGATCCAACACCTCCGCGACCACCGCCAGGCGGAAGTCCTGGTCCGCCAGCGTGCCGGCCTCGTCCTCCACGGAGGTCACGGGCGCGGCCCCATAGCCGGCGTCGAACAACGCCCAGGGCTGGCTGTCCTCCGTCAGCGCTGGCACGGGCGCGGCGCTGGCCTCCGGGACGCGCCACGTCAGCGGCGGCCGCGCGCCGGCGGGCACCAGCTCGCGCAGGCGGCGCAAGGAGGCCGCGGCCACCTCGGGCGGGTGGCCGTCCCCCTCGAAGGTGACGGCGCGCAGCGACGGGCAGCGGGGAATCAGCGAGGCCAGCAGCTCGAACAGCTCCTCGCGCACCGGCTGCGTGTGGTCGTCCACGTAGAAGCGGCGCGGCCCCCGGTGCGTGACGACGCCTCCGGCGATGTGCAGCTCGATGACCTGGTCGAGCGGAAAGCCCTCCAGCCCTGTCTCCAGCGGCAGGCCGGCGGAGAGCTGGTGGCTGAACAGGTGCCCCAGGTCGAGCAGCAGCGGCGCGCCGGTGCGCGCGTGCAGCTTCGCCATGAAGTCCAGCACGTGCCACTGCCCGCGCCGCGCCAGCACGGCCGGGTTCTCCAGCACCAGCGGCATGGACAGGTGCCGCTGGACGTGGAGCGCGTGCGCCACGCTGGCCTCCAGGCCCGCTTCATTGAACGGCGGCGTGAAGTAGAGGTAGCCCGGGAAGGGCTGACCCTCCACGTGCCACCAGCCCACGTCGTTGCCCACCCACGGGCTCTCCACGGCGCGCGCGTGGGCGTCCAGCTCCACCAGGGCCCGTGCGGGTTCCAGGCCGGGTCCCCAGAGGTTGAGGTGGACGGGGTGGAACAACACCGGGACGTCCTGGCGGCGGCGCCACATCTCCGGGAACAGCGAGGCGTGCGCCTTGGATTCTTCCAAGGAGAGCGGCGCGCTGTATTCCACGTAGTCGAAGAGCCCCGGCGACGCGTCCAGCAACCGGTAGGGCTGCGGCACGTCGGCCATGCTCAGGTTGCTGCTCAGCCCCAGGCCTCGCCAGGGCAGTGTCCAACTCGGGGGCGCCGCGTGCGTCATCTCCTCAACGTAGACGCGCCCCGCGGCCACCGCCACACACGACTGCCTCCGAGTGCAACGCTGGAGGCCCGCGGCATGGGGTACGCTCGCCGATTCCCCCAATCCCAGGAGCCCCGATGCCCCCTGCCTCACGCGCCGAGATTGACGAATCCAACGCGCAGTACCGTGGAGCCTGGAGGCTGTTCGCCCTGGGCAGCAAGGCCGGCGAGGTGGTGGAGCGCCCGGACGTCTACATCACCGCCTGCAACGTCGCCTGGTCCATGATGAACGCCGCCTTCCTGCGCGCGCCGGTCGAAACGGAGCAGGCGCTCGCGGCCGCGGCGGCCTCCGCGGCGCGCTACTTTTCCGCGGGCAAGCATGGCTGGAGCTTCCTCATCTGCGACGACTGGCTCGCCCCCGCCGTGCGCGACAACGCGCCGTCCATCCTCGACTGGTATGGGCTCAAGCCCGAGCTGGTCGTCACCGGAATGGTCGCCGACCGCCTGCAACCCTCCCTCCATCCCCCATCGCCGTTCGACCTCCGCCCCGTGACGGATGCCGGGGGACGCCAGGCCGTGGCCGACATCAACGCCCTCTCCTACGACGTCCCCCAACACCTCGGCCGCGAGGCGTTCGACGAGGCCACCCTCTACAACGCGGACTGCCAGGGCTTCGTCGCCTGCCGCGACGAGGAGCCCGCCGCCAGCACCGTGGTGCTGCGCGTGGACGCCGCCGCCTACGTCGCCCTGGTCGCCACGCATCCCCAGCACCGCCGCCAGGGCGCCGCCGAGGCCGTGATGCGGCACGCCCTGGCCAGGGCCCGCCAGGACTGGGGCACCGAGCGCACCGTCCTCCACGCCACGGAGGCGGGCCAGCCCGTCTACACCCGCCTGGGCTACCGGCCCGTGACGCGCTTCCGCATGTACCTGGCGCCACCGCCGGGACAGGGCTGAGATGCCGTCAGGGCCAGGCGGGGGAGTAGAACCAGACTCCCATTCGCGACGCGCTGTAGAATGCCGCTCCTGCATGAACTGCGGCCCACATTCTTCGACGGCGCGGAGGTTATGGCAGACTGATCCGTGAGGGGGCTTGCCGCACGTCTTGCATCGCCCAGCCACACGGAGTCCGCACATGGCCAAGTGGGATGATCTCGTCCTGGCGATTCCACCGCATGCGGGCGGGAGGCTCGAAGTGCCCGCCCCGGCGGCGCTGCTGGAGACACTGCTCGGCCTCCACAACGTCCAGCTCACCCTCCTCCGCGGGTTGCGCCGCGAGCTCCGGCCGCTTCAGGAAGGCCCCTTCCACGCCGGCCGGACGCACCTGGAGGCCGCGCGCGTCGCCCACGCCAGCCGCGACGAACAGCTCGAACGGCTGAAGGCCGCCCGGGGCTGCTTCACCGAGGCCATGGGCATGGAGCGAGACAAGGCGCGGCTGTCCTTCATCGCCCTGCACCTGGGCCTCTGCTGGCTGCTGCTGGGCGCGGAGCGGGACGCGCGGGAGTGGACGCAGCTCGCGCACCGCACCGCCGTGGAGGCCATGAAGGACATCCTGGTTGACGCCTCGAAGCACCAGGGCCTCACGCGCAACCGGTACCTGGCTCCGGCCATCACCTTCTTCATGTTCTTCACCAGCGCGGCCACGCTGGGCGCCGGCTACCTCTTCTGGGACCGCGTGCTCAGCAAGCGCACCGGCACGGTGATGCGGCGCGCGCTGGTGCAGATGCAGTCCCTGGCGGACTACGTGGACGCGCTGGGGGAGATCCGCCTCCGCCTGGGAGAGCTCTCCCATGACGTCGCCCGGTACGAGCTGACCCACGGCGTGGACGAGCAGCAGTTCGTCGCCCGCATCACCATCCGGAAGCTCATCAACGACCGGGAGGCCATCTACTTCAACGGCCGGGAGACCCGGAAGGTCACCTGGAACGACCAGGAGCGCTCCGAGGTCATCACCCGCGAGCTGCTCTGACGGCCCGCGCCGTCACCGCCCTGTCAAATCCTGTTTTCAGGATTGCCGCGAGCGAAACGTCAGCCCCCCCCGCCATAGTAGCGGCACTTCCTTGATGGGGGCGAAGGTGACGGCGCAGACGATGCTCGTGTTCATTCCAGTGATTCTCCTACTCGCCGCGGCGGTTGTGATTCCGCGGCCCCGCCGGCGTTCACGCCGGTAGTCGCAGTCGCAGGCACGGCCGGGGCGCATCCCCGGCCGTCTCCCCGGCCCGGATGGGGGTGTGTAGAGTGCGGCCGTTGTCGCAACCCTCCCCTCCCGAGCCGCCGTGGCCGAACGTCCCACAGTCCTGGTCGTCGACGATGATCCACACCTGAGGGAGATCGTCCGCTTCGCGCTGGAGCAGGGAGGCTTCCGGGTGGACGAGGCCACGGACGGCCGCGCCGCCCTGGCGCAGGTCGACCGGGCCCTCCCGGCGCTCATCGTCCTGGACATCATGATGCCGGAGCTGGACGGGCTCGCCGTGTGCCGGGAGGTCCGGCGCAAGCATGAGCTGCCCATCGTCTTCCTCTCCTCGCGCGACGACGAGGTCGACCGCATCCTCGGCCTGGAGCTGGGCGGCGACGACTACCTCACCAAGCCCTTCAGCCCGCGCGAGCTGGTGGCCCGCGTGAAGGCGGTGCTGCGGCGCGCCCGGCCCGCGCCGGAAGCCG
Proteins encoded in this window:
- a CDS encoding alpha/beta fold hydrolase encodes the protein MIQATGTHLFTTPLPLEEGELLGNPQVAWAAYGEPSDGKAVVLLHDLAHSHLALGPPEDSAYQPSGWGRALVGTNLALDPAVTPVLAPGLLGSPFGSTSPATVNPASGERWGLELPPLTVQDMARAVSATLRACGLSHVRALVGVGLGGHVALRLASLFPDLADGVVTLGAARALPEAVREKLGLSWQVLRADPDYRDGLYALDAPPRKTMRKLRLDFQKLLAGREHLTATYRDAESARAALDAEADAFADAFDAVSWASLCSAYAGSDVSDGFARIRSRVLLIAGASDAMAPVNRVRDTYHLLSAAGVSARFLELPGPGDHAALLQDSERLHGPLSDFLRRC
- the udk gene encoding uridine kinase, whose product is MASPLVVGIAGGTASGKTTVARKVREALADCRVAFIDQDSYYRDLKDLPLADRREVNFDHPDAFDRELLVKHLKALKSGQPIQKPVYDFVTSSRQPQTKNVEPGDIILIEGILVLHMKEVRDEMDVKIYVDADDDLRILRRLTRDIKDRGRDFDHVVSQYLRHVRPMHMGFVEPSKHFADIIIPHGGNNEIAIGMLVGALRGKLSGVAQRD
- a CDS encoding DUF692 domain-containing protein, with the protein product MAVAAGRVYVEEMTHAAPPSWTLPWRGLGLSSNLSMADVPQPYRLLDASPGLFDYVEYSAPLSLEESKAHASLFPEMWRRRQDVPVLFHPVHLNLWGPGLEPARALVELDAHARAVESPWVGNDVGWWHVEGQPFPGYLYFTPPFNEAGLEASVAHALHVQRHLSMPLVLENPAVLARRGQWHVLDFMAKLHARTGAPLLLDLGHLFSHQLSAGLPLETGLEGFPLDQVIELHIAGGVVTHRGPRRFYVDDHTQPVREELFELLASLIPRCPSLRAVTFEGDGHPPEVAAASLRRLRELVPAGARPPLTWRVPEASAAPVPALTEDSQPWALFDAGYGAAPVTSVEDEAGTLADQDFRLAVVAEVLDRDWPLTRLLLAGTREALAAFTGSKEFRKLFSPLGRSPGQAFASWAMRRLRESPDEGGSAALTLEMLLPSLFLRRVPAPAPGQVGLMEDVRAGSLPVDLSELVHAARAVRRHLTARAWASGVLELSGLESLNQVARRAGPGPWSFTARRRAGGLEVTTVSPAMGEFLRMLAVQPLTEAEVAPGLVEEARQRGLIRRG
- a CDS encoding GNAT family N-acetyltransferase; translation: MPPASRAEIDESNAQYRGAWRLFALGSKAGEVVERPDVYITACNVAWSMMNAAFLRAPVETEQALAAAAASAARYFSAGKHGWSFLICDDWLAPAVRDNAPSILDWYGLKPELVVTGMVADRLQPSLHPPSPFDLRPVTDAGGRQAVADINALSYDVPQHLGREAFDEATLYNADCQGFVACRDEEPAASTVVLRVDAAAYVALVATHPQHRRQGAAEAVMRHALARARQDWGTERTVLHATEAGQPVYTRLGYRPVTRFRMYLAPPPGQG
- a CDS encoding response regulator transcription factor, producing MAERPTVLVVDDDPHLREIVRFALEQGGFRVDEATDGRAALAQVDRALPALIVLDIMMPELDGLAVCREVRRKHELPIVFLSSRDDEVDRILGLELGGDDYLTKPFSPRELVARVKAVLRRARPAPEAEAPPARMQSRGPLRMDAERWRAWWRDTEVVLTVTEFQLLATLLRVPGKVFTRDELMNRVYDDVVVSDRTIDSHVRRVRQKFASAGGDVIETVHGLGYRLALP